A section of the Oryzias melastigma strain HK-1 linkage group LG14, ASM292280v2, whole genome shotgun sequence genome encodes:
- the dbn1 gene encoding drebrin, translated as MLDGIVAPPTPSLSHKNPPPPPLTLTTTWIDDDDEASRDSTTAAASPIPKIVTTPIKEDFSREEDLWDPKPQQNPVQESTPPKPVQSVAPQSRDPPSFSSWDSGTDNLVDLWDGGSAPKASPAQSSNLVDLMGDAEVLHGDAPPSTAAASGRPQPLLSFDEVVDGSFYSGAGAEDDPSSLVDVTGSDQMTLSYQHALQHASGEGPELEDAQLLMTNGEALLKEGTQASEGYFSQSQEEEFGQSEESSAKPAPVFYNRPPEIDITCWDTDPVVDEDDD; from the exons ATGTTGGACGGCAtcgtggccccgcccacacctTCTCTGTCACATAAAaacccgccgccgccgcctttAACTCTGACGACAACCT GGATCGATGATGACGATGAAGCGAGCAGAGATTCCACCACGGCCGCCGCCTCCCCCATTCCTAAAATCGTCACCACGCCCATCAAAGAGGACTTCAGCCGGGAGGAGGACCTCTGGG ACCCGAAGCCGCAGCAGAACCCGGTCCAGGAGTCCACGCCCCCCAAGCCCGTGCAGAGTGTCGCCCCCCAGTCTCGAGACCCCCCCAGCTTCTCCTCGTGGGACTCGGGAACGGACAACCTGGTGGACCTGTGGGACggaggctccgcccccaaaGCCAGCCCGGCCCAGTCCTCCAATCTGGTGGACCTGATGGGGGACGCCGAGGTTCTCCATGGCGACGCCCCCCCCAGCACGGCGGCGGCGAGCGGCCGGCCCCAGCCCCTCCTCAGCTTTGACGAGGTGGTGGACGGCAGCTTCTACTCGGGCGCCGGCGCCGAGGACGACCCGTCCAGCCTGGTGGACGTCACGGGCTCAGACCAGATGACCCTCAGCTACCAGCACGCCCTGCAGCACGCGTCGGGGGAGGGGCCAGAGCTGGAGGACGCCCAGCTGCTGATGACCAACGGCGAGGCGCTGCTGAAGGAGGGGACTCAG GCCAGCGAGGGATATTTCAGCCAAtcacaggaggaggagttcgGCCAATCAGAGGAGTCCTCAGCCAAACCAGCGCCCGTCTTTTATAACAGGCCTCCAG agatCGACATCACCTGCTGGGACACGGACCCCGTGGTCGACGAGGACGACGACTGA